The Moorena producens PAL-8-15-08-1 genomic interval CAGGTACTGATACCTGCTCAATATTGATAAGAGCATATATTTGGTTTGGGTTTCGGGTAAAATCACCATTTACATAATTCGGTAAATCGAGGAATCCTCCTTGTCCAGGCTCTTTAAGTAGGGGATGTGTCCTAATCAATGCATCTTCTGGTTTTCCCTGACGAAAAGCTCCAAAAAATCTCTCTGGTGGATTGAATATAATTGGTGTAGTGCTTACATCTTCAATGTTTTCCTCCGTCCCCGCATCAAACACATCAGCACCCCGAATTTCAATTTTTTGAGGTAGAAAAACCCCATCGGGGGAGAAGAGTGTTATGGGGTCTACATCGCCAACAAAGCCATCATGGGAGGGAAGAACCATTGCAGCATAACTGACAGAGGTCTGAATAGTAGGATCGATATCGACGAAAAAGGAAAATTCACTACCTCCTCCAAACCCAAAAACGTTGGCAAATGCGATGCTTTGTAATCCATCCGGTTCCGAAGCAGCAAACAAGCCGGCCAAAGTGTCCTCTGGTGGAGGCAGTGTAGCTCCAAAAAATGTCGCTAAGTTAGCTAATTCTTTAAATTCTGGAGTTATTAGCTCTAAACCAACAATTCCGTCTTCAGCAATAATCTCTAATGGCAGAGAAGCCTTCTCTCCAGGGGTAAAAGTATCAAAGCTCCCATCATGAAAACCAAACCAAAAAGGGCTAAAGAAAACACCTTGTTCCACCGATGTATTCTGTACTGTCACCTTCAAGCTTAGTGCTTGCGCAGATGTTCCTGTCAAAACAGTTAATCCTAATGCAATTGATGAAGCAAAAATAGAATTGAGTAGATTCACACTACTTTTAGTAAGTCTATCCATGTTCAAAAACTCAGAATGGTAAAAAATTCAGTATCAACAGTATTCTAAACTTTCCTATCTGTTTCGGTGATTAGAACTAGGTTTGGTTAAAGGCGGATTCAGGGGATGCGATCGCCCCCTAAGAAGCAGGGCTGTTTCATTCTCGCCAAAAATAGATGGGGAGATGGGGAGATGGGGAGATGGGGAGAATTTTGGACAAATAGTCGGAATTTTTGCCAAATTTATCTAACACTCATAGAAGGCTGAATCACGAATTGTTAGTCATTGTAGTTGCTTCCTCCCAACTAATTTGTCAGATTTTAATGACTAAATTGGCGGATTTTTCGGGAAATTTTAGTTTATTTCCCTATCCCCCTATCCCCCTATCCCCCTATCTCCAATAATCGTTAACTTATTAAAGTTTGAAACAGCCCTACCCCTAAGAAGGGTGCATCTCATATTTGTATAGGCACTGAAGTATAGTTTAGGACATAGTATTTTGGTTTAAAGGGAGCAGGGAGCAGGGAGCAGGGAGCAGGGAGCAGGGAGCAGGGAGCAGGGAGCAGGGAGCAGGGAGCAGGGAAAATAAATATGTCCTAAGCTTTGCTTCGACTGCTGTAAAAAAGATGGGCAGTGTGGGCAGTGTGGGCAGTGTGGGAATTTTCGCGGGAATTTTTGCCTAATTGCAAAACTGAGATGCACCCCCTAAGAACAAGGGATGGCGACCATTAATATATGTGTTTAGCCTGAAGCTACTGTAGTGATTCACCAAAACCGCTACAGTGCCCACCAAGGATTAATGACTTACTTTTGACACCACTACCTAGCCTCACCAATAACAGTAAAAGCTGCCCAAGCTTTCGGGTCTGGATTACCATCTCCATCATTGAGCATCGATAACATGGCCTCTCGCATGGCTTTCGCTTTATCCATTTTGTGGGTGTAAATATTAGTGTAAAACTCACTCATCAACTTGGCCGTATCATGATCAGGCACTTGCCATAAGGACACCACCAAACTGGGTACACCTGCGGCAATCAAAGAACGGGATAAACCAACTACCCCTTCCCCTTTAATCTCACCCCTACCAGTATCACAAGCACTCAGGACGACTAACTTTGCGTTCAATAAGGATTTTTCCGGTCCTGGGTAACGACTCAGAATTTCACGACTGGTGAGAAAGCCATCATAGTCTGGTTTGTCAGGTGCTAATGCGATCGCACCTCGATAATAAATACCATTGACATCATTCAGTAAACCATGGGTGGCTAAATGGATAACGGAAGCATTGGCCATTTTTTCCACAATGGTTGATTCTGTAGCTTCTGATCCAATTAGAGCGGTGGTCTTCAGCAATTGAGCAATGCTTAATGCTTCGGTTTCTGCACCCGGTAGAGGGAGTAACGGTTGTTGTTCCGGTCCTACTGGATCAGGAGGCATGGTGGGATTACCCACAATCAATGGTGTTCCGTTGCTGTCTTTGACTCGATGCCAATGTTTACGGGTGAACGACAGGGATTGGATCGAAGGAGCCGTGAGAATGGTATGGTTTTCGATTAGATAATTTCCGTCATCATCTTGGAGAGCCGCAAAGGGAACCAGAAATAGTTCTTGATGGGGAATAAAAATAACACGGTCTGATGGGTTTATTGGTAATAGGTCAACAATGGGAGTAATCAGCAGTTGGTAGAGCTCCTGTAGTCGATTACTATTGTTAGGGTTTAGTGGTGAAGGAGCATGAGGTAATAAGTTAACAATTGAAGTAATCAACAGTTGGTAGAGTTGTTGTAGTCGATTACCATCCTTAGTGTTTTGTGGTGAAGAAGGATTGTGATTAGATCTACCTCTGACACCAATCTCCTCACGACTAAATTTGACTAGTTTGGCCAGAGTAGTATCTTGGGGTAAATCATGACTACGGAAAGTAATCTCACCAGTGGGAGCAATCACCCAACTATAAATCTGGTCATCAACAATCGAATATTCCACCAAGGTGGCTTGTTGTTGTTGAGCAATCTCTTGAATATCTTCAATAGTAGGAGCTTTAGTTTTTTGAGGAGCTTCAGATAACTGTGCCGCTAATAAATCAATCAGAGCACGGTTGCGACCCCGTTCGGAAATCTCTAAGGCTTGTCTTGGTTGACCTTGAGCAATTAAGACCTGTTGTAAGAGACGATAGCTGCGAGCTTGTTGTTCAAAACTAGAAACCTTCCAATCATCTTTGTTACTGAGTATTTTGCGGATATCTTCCCAAACTTTAATGGCATAAAACAGGTTACTTTGGGCTTGTTCTAGTTGATTGTTTTCTAAAAAGATAGCACTGAGATTATTTAGGGATTTAGCTTCAACCAGGAGGTGTCCGATTACCCTAGCAATAGCTATGGATTGTTGGTGGTAATCAATTGCTTTTTTGTAGTCTCCCATATAATAGTATGCATTACCCAGATTACCCAGGGAGTTAGCTTCACCCAGGCGGTGTCCGATTTCCCTTTTAATAGCTAAGGATTTTTGGTAGTAATCAATCGCTTTTTTGTAGTCTCCCAGATTACCGTAGGCAATACCGATATTATTCAGGGAGTTAGCTTCACCGAGGGGGTTTCCGATTTCCCTTTGAATAGCTAAGGATTTTTGGTAGTAATCAATCGCTTTTTTGTAGTCTCCAAAACTTTGGTATGCACCACCTAGATTATTCAGGGAGTTAGCTTCACCGAGGGGGTTTCCGATTTCCCTTTTAATAGCTAAGGATTGTAGCTGGTAATCAATGGCGTTTTTGTAGTCTCCCAGATTACCGTATGCACTACCAAGACTATTCAGGGAGTTAGCTTCACCCACGCGGTTTCCGATTTCCCTTTTAATAGCTAAGGATTTTTGGTAGTAATCAATCGCTTTTTTGTAGTCTCCCAAACTCTGGTATATAGCACCCAGATTATTCAGGGAGTTAGCTTCACCGAGGGGGTTTCCAATTTCCCTTTTAATAGCTAAGGAGTTTTGGTGGTAATCAAGTGCTTTTTTGTAGTCTCCCAGATGACCGTATGCATTACCCAAATTACCCAGGGACTTAGCTTCACCCAGGCGGTTTCCGATTTCCCTAGCAATAGCTAAGGATTTTTGGTAGTAATCAATCGCTTTTTTGTAGTCTCCCAAATGATCGTATGCAAGACCCAGATTAGTCAGGGACTTAGCTTCACCCAGGCGGTATCCAATTTGTTTATAAATCATCAATGCTTGCCGGTAAGACTGTAATGCTTCTGGGAACTCACTGCGATCAACGTGACTAAGTCCCTGCTGAACGAGTTTATCCGCCTCTGCTTGCTTACTGTCTACTTGAACTATGGCATCCCTAGGGGTTATAGTTCCTTCTTGCTCTGGGCTAACCGGGTTTTGTTCTTGAGCCAGTGCTGGTAAACTCAGGAATCTAGCCACAACAGGCAATTCCCCAGGAGTGAAGCAGACAGTGAGAAGTCCCAA includes:
- a CDS encoding spondin domain-containing protein, which encodes MNLLNSIFASSIALGLTVLTGTSAQALSLKVTVQNTSVEQGVFFSPFWFGFHDGSFDTFTPGEKASLPLEIIAEDGIVGLELITPEFKELANLATFFGATLPPPEDTLAGLFAASEPDGLQSIAFANVFGFGGGSEFSFFVDIDPTIQTSVSYAAMVLPSHDGFVGDVDPITLFSPDGVFLPQKIEIRGADVFDAGTEENIEDVSTTPIIFNPPERFFGAFRQGKPEDALIRTHPLLKEPGQGGFLDLPNYVNGDFTRNPNQIYALINIEQVSVPEPTSTFSLLAIGLLGVTSIFKRKLKPCN
- a CDS encoding CHAT domain-containing protein produces the protein MKLKQVLWLGLLTVCFTPGELPVVARFLSLPALAQEQNPVSPEQEGTITPRDAIVQVDSKQAEADKLVQQGLSHVDRSEFPEALQSYRQALMIYKQIGYRLGEAKSLTNLGLAYDHLGDYKKAIDYYQKSLAIAREIGNRLGEAKSLGNLGNAYGHLGDYKKALDYHQNSLAIKREIGNPLGEANSLNNLGAIYQSLGDYKKAIDYYQKSLAIKREIGNRVGEANSLNSLGSAYGNLGDYKNAIDYQLQSLAIKREIGNPLGEANSLNNLGGAYQSFGDYKKAIDYYQKSLAIQREIGNPLGEANSLNNIGIAYGNLGDYKKAIDYYQKSLAIKREIGHRLGEANSLGNLGNAYYYMGDYKKAIDYHQQSIAIARVIGHLLVEAKSLNNLSAIFLENNQLEQAQSNLFYAIKVWEDIRKILSNKDDWKVSSFEQQARSYRLLQQVLIAQGQPRQALEISERGRNRALIDLLAAQLSEAPQKTKAPTIEDIQEIAQQQQATLVEYSIVDDQIYSWVIAPTGEITFRSHDLPQDTTLAKLVKFSREEIGVRGRSNHNPSSPQNTKDGNRLQQLYQLLITSIVNLLPHAPSPLNPNNSNRLQELYQLLITPIVDLLPINPSDRVIFIPHQELFLVPFAALQDDDGNYLIENHTILTAPSIQSLSFTRKHWHRVKDSNGTPLIVGNPTMPPDPVGPEQQPLLPLPGAETEALSIAQLLKTTALIGSEATESTIVEKMANASVIHLATHGLLNDVNGIYYRGAIALAPDKPDYDGFLTSREILSRYPGPEKSLLNAKLVVLSACDTGRGEIKGEGVVGLSRSLIAAGVPSLVVSLWQVPDHDTAKLMSEFYTNIYTHKMDKAKAMREAMLSMLNDGDGNPDPKAWAAFTVIGEAR